Proteins co-encoded in one Malus sylvestris chromosome 9, drMalSylv7.2, whole genome shotgun sequence genomic window:
- the LOC126633819 gene encoding E3 ubiquitin-protein ligase RSL1-like, giving the protein MEGTSSPSSDNNTLLSVDEFYFSALHDDDEVFPISDEKYAQELQLQEALMSSAIASLSPHITTQPPKIGEGGAEPLMKMLKGKEKETGQSSEGFCGICLDVKSTGEMFRSSGCSHTFCCDCIGRYVGTKIQENVSVVKCPDVKCKGELEPQSCKSIIPKEVFDRWQNALCESMFLGSQKVYCPFKDCSAMLVDDGEEVVTVTWCPHCWRMFCAQCKVAWHAGIECWEFQNLNKDERERDDIMVLELAKKNKWRRCPTCKFIVEKNEGCLHITCRCGYEFCYACGKYWRHFQSHTCSSAT; this is encoded by the exons ATGGAGGGAACATCATCACCAAGCTCTGATAATAACACTCTTCTTTCGGTTGATGAGTTCTACTTTTCAGCTCtccatgatgatgatgaagtatTTCCCATCTCAGATGAGAAATATGCACAAGAGTTGCAGCTTCAAGAGGCTCTAATGTCCTCTGCAATTGCTTCATTAAGCCCCCATATTACTACTCAGCCCCCGAAAATCGGGGAAGGTGGTGCTGAACCCCTAATGAAAATGTTGAAGGGGAAGGAAAAAGAAACTGGACAATCCTCTGAAGGTTTTTGCGGGATCTGCTTGGACGTAAAATCGACCGGAGAAATGTTCAGAAGCAGTGGCTGCAGCCACACATTTTGCTGTGATTGCATTGGGAGATATGTTGGGACAAAAATTCAGGAAAATGTTTCAGTGGTGAAGTGTCCTGAcgtgaagtgcaaaggtgagtTGGAGCCACAGTCATGCAAGTCAATTATTCCTAAGGAAGTGTTTGATAGGTGGCAAAATGCACTTTGTGAATCAATGTTTCTGGGGTCTCAGAAGGTTTACTGCCCTTTTAAGGACTGCTCCGCCATGTTGGTGGATGATGGAGAAGAGGTGGTGACTGTCACCTGGTGCCCGCATTGCTGGAGAATGTTCTGTGCTCAGTGCAAGGTTGCATGGCATGCAGGAATTGAGTGCTGGGAGTTTCAGAATCTGAATAAGGATGAAAGAGAGAGGGATGATATCATGGTGTTGGAGCTTGCTAAGAAGAATAAATGGAGGAGGTGTCCTACTTGCAAGTTCATTGTGGAAAAGAATGAGGGCTGCTTACACATAACTTGCAG GTGTGGATACGAATTTTGCTATGCTTGCGGCAAATATTGGCGCCACTTTCAGAGTCATACATGTTCATCAGcaacttga